One Amorphoplanes digitatis genomic window carries:
- a CDS encoding branched-chain amino acid ABC transporter permease, whose product MTTPRPGTVLTAAATLALPLALRDDHLTLYVLLGLAAMVTIGLSMLMGYAGQVSLGQASFYALGGYAAGLIGVHGGPTLLGLLAAPAVAAAVALVVGVPILRLRGHQLAFATLALQLILLSLLGDATWAGGAIGLQGIPHLSIAGVELDRDIDYAYLTWAGVAVTMVVAHNVMSSRTGRGLRALATSETAAAASGVPVGRYRLLVFAVSAAFAGLAGGVYAFYVGYLAPGSFPVLLSVQFVVMAVVGGLGTIWGGLFGAAAVTLLVQLLTDFGTRPGMPSYAPSVLSYAVYAVLLVLVVLFLPHGLVPALRKWWPWHRPVRTRR is encoded by the coding sequence GTGACGACACCGCGGCCCGGCACGGTGCTGACCGCAGCCGCCACGCTGGCGCTGCCGCTGGCGCTGCGCGACGACCACCTGACCCTCTACGTCCTGCTCGGCCTCGCCGCCATGGTCACCATCGGCCTGTCGATGCTGATGGGCTACGCCGGCCAGGTGTCGCTGGGGCAGGCCTCCTTCTACGCCCTCGGCGGGTACGCGGCAGGGCTGATCGGCGTGCACGGCGGGCCGACGCTGCTGGGCCTGCTCGCCGCGCCGGCCGTGGCCGCGGCGGTCGCGCTCGTCGTCGGCGTGCCGATCCTGCGGCTGCGCGGCCACCAGCTCGCCTTCGCCACCCTCGCGCTGCAACTCATCCTGCTGTCCCTGCTCGGCGACGCCACCTGGGCCGGCGGTGCCATCGGCCTGCAAGGCATCCCGCACCTCTCGATCGCCGGGGTCGAGCTCGACCGGGACATCGACTACGCCTACCTCACCTGGGCCGGCGTCGCCGTCACGATGGTGGTGGCGCACAACGTGATGTCCTCGCGCACCGGCCGGGGGCTGCGGGCCCTCGCCACGAGCGAGACCGCCGCCGCGGCCAGCGGGGTGCCCGTCGGCCGGTACCGGCTGCTCGTCTTCGCGGTCTCGGCCGCTTTCGCCGGCCTGGCCGGCGGCGTCTACGCCTTCTACGTCGGCTACCTCGCGCCCGGCTCGTTCCCGGTCCTGCTCTCGGTGCAGTTCGTCGTGATGGCCGTCGTCGGCGGGCTCGGCACCATCTGGGGCGGCCTGTTCGGCGCGGCGGCCGTCACGCTCCTGGTCCAGCTGCTCACCGACTTCGGCACCCGCCCCGGCATGCCGAGCTACGCGCCAAGCGTGCTCTCGTACGCCGTCTACGCGGTCCTGCTCGTGCTCGTCGTGCTCTTCCTGCCGCACGGCCTGGTGCCGGCCCTGCGGAAGTGGTGGCCGTGGCACCGCCCCGTCCGAACCCGGAGGTAA